The sequence GCAAACCGCCTCGGCATCGTCGGACATGGCGAAGCTGAACCAAAGTCGTCAAATGATACAGCGTTTGGCCGGCAGGAAAATCGACGTGTAGAAGTTGCCATTTTTGCATCAGAAGCTTACCGTAGTGAGCTTGAGGCGCAAAATAATTAGTCTTTAAACATCGTCATACAGCAACCTGATGGCTTATTCTGTGTCCTCTTGGATAACTTCCCCCTGGATTTAAACCATTATTCAGTACATTGGGCAGTCAAAGCCGCCTTGCTGTAACACCAATTTGATGCTTATTTTGTGTGTTTCTGGTGCCTACCACTGTAATCGCTCTGGATACATACTAGCAAATAGAGCTTGTTCCGTCTAACAAACCGCTAAACATCAGAGGTTATGAAATCTTTTAATCGCGCCTCTTTGTGTAATCTGAAACACATTGTGCTGTCACTTACTGTACTTGCGTTCGCCTCAGGTACAGCCCTGGCCCAAGAGACCAAAACGGTCATCAAGGAAGGTCAGGAATACAAAATGAAGTACAATGAAGCCCTGGAATTTGCCAAGGCCAAGAATTACAAAGAAGCATACGCCGCCTTCGAAGCCACCCTGCCGCTTGCAGAAGCAGCTGGGGACACAGAAGTAATCAACCGTTCAAGCAAAGTGCTTGCGCAGTTGGACAACTCCTACGGCACACGTGCTTTCAAAGCAGGTAAATTCGAAGAAGCAATTCAGCACCACGAGAAAGGTATCGCGCACAAAAGCGATTACGTGCCTAACCATTATGGTAAAGGCAAAGCCCTCGAAAAACTGGATCGTTGGGACGAAGCCGTTGCACTGCTGAAAAGCGTTATGGAAATGGGCGACCGTAAATCTGCAAACGCGGCAGAAAAAACGATCCGTGGACACTATGTTTACATCGCCTCTTCTAACCTGAGCGAAAACCCAACAAAGTCTACTGCTGAAAAAGCACTGGCAAGTCTGGATGAAATGCTCGGTTATGTTGACGCAGACGCTGATACGTACTACTACCAGGCAGAAGCCAACAAAACCATCGGTAACTACTCAGATGCTATCAGCCTCGCTGATCAGGCCCTGGGTGCACACCGTGGCAGCCGAACCGACAAAGCTAAAATCTACTTTGTCAAAGGCGAAGCGCTGATGTTCTCTGGTTCAAGCGCTGATGCTGCAGAAGCGTTCAACAACGCACTCTACGGCAATTACAAGCCGCTGGCACAGCACTACCTCGACGAACTGAAAGGTGGTGGTTGATACCGCAACACTTGATTTTAAAAACCCGCAACGTGGCTCACGTTGCGGGTTTTTTTGTGGATTTGAATCAAAGGGATACATTTGCCCGCTCTAAAGGAATCCCGCTTGCCCTTCCGTCGTATATGCACCGTCGATTAAATACCGCAGCCCGGACTGGGGCACGGGCAGGATAAAGCCAACGCACTTCTTAATTCCAAGCATTTACCCGGCATCCTCATGACATCAACTGAACACGCTGCAATTTCCGACTCAGCATCCATTGGTAAAAACACAACCATCGGTGCGTTTTGTGTTATCGGCGACGATGTAAACATCGGCAGCGGCTGCCAGATTGGGCACCACGTGGTGATCCACGCGGGCACTGTGATTGGCGACAACGTGCGGGTTGACGATCACACCAGTATCGGTAAGCAGCCGATGCGCTCCCCAAACAGCGCAGTCACTGCAGATAAAATTCAACCACCAGCGATTATCGGCGCACGGTGCCTCGTGGGCGCCAGTGTTGTCATTTATGCCGGCTGCACCCTGGGTGAAAAGGTGCTGGTAGCAGATCTGGCTACCGTCAGGGAAGAGG comes from Bacteroidota bacterium and encodes:
- a CDS encoding tetratricopeptide repeat protein; translation: MKSFNRASLCNLKHIVLSLTVLAFASGTALAQETKTVIKEGQEYKMKYNEALEFAKAKNYKEAYAAFEATLPLAEAAGDTEVINRSSKVLAQLDNSYGTRAFKAGKFEEAIQHHEKGIAHKSDYVPNHYGKGKALEKLDRWDEAVALLKSVMEMGDRKSANAAEKTIRGHYVYIASSNLSENPTKSTAEKALASLDEMLGYVDADADTYYYQAEANKTIGNYSDAISLADQALGAHRGSRTDKAKIYFVKGEALMFSGSSADAAEAFNNALYGNYKPLAQHYLDELKGGG